In Trichocoleus desertorum NBK24, the following are encoded in one genomic region:
- the ftsH gene encoding ATP-dependent zinc metalloprotease FtsH, with product MRSSAVTGAITASWFLLQTVLLTTPGLAQAGRNSLTYGELLRKIDAGEVSRVEVDPTQNVARVRLEGEKKTDTMQEVPLLEQNPELVERLRANDVDFEVQPSPDNSTAVGLLANLLLIFLLIAGLLIILRRSTNSPGQAMNFGKSRARFQMEAKTGVMFDDVAGIEEAKEELQEVVTFLKKPERFTAIGARIPKGVLLVGPPGTGKTLLAKAIAGEAGVPFFSISGSEFVEMFVGVGASRVRDLFKKAKESAPCIIFIDEIDAVGRQRGAGIGGGNDEREQTLNQLLTEMDGFEGNNGIIIIAATNRPDVLDSALLRPGRFDRQIMVDLPSYKGRLGILEVHARNKKLAPEISLDTIAQRTPGFSGADLANLLNEAAILTARRRKDAVTPLEVDDAIDRVTIGLTLTPLLDSKKKRLIAYHEVGHALLMTLLEKTDPLDKVTIIPRSGGIGGFAKPLPNEETIDDGLYSRSWLIDRITVFLGGRAAEEEVFGYHEVTKGASGDIRAVADYAREMVTRYGMSDLGPFALESQSSEVFLGRDLMNRPNEYSEEVATKIDRQVRAIVFQCHERARTLLRENRALMDRLVDTLLDQETVEGDQFRQIVAEYTQLPSKHQPAAASEVSSK from the coding sequence ATGAGGAGTTCTGCCGTTACTGGGGCAATCACAGCTAGTTGGTTTTTGCTCCAAACTGTGTTGCTAACGACTCCAGGGCTAGCTCAAGCAGGCCGCAACTCCCTCACTTACGGTGAGCTCTTGCGGAAAATTGATGCAGGCGAGGTATCGCGGGTTGAGGTCGATCCAACCCAAAATGTCGCTAGAGTGCGATTGGAGGGGGAGAAAAAAACCGACACGATGCAGGAAGTGCCTCTGCTGGAGCAAAATCCAGAGTTGGTGGAGCGCCTTCGAGCCAACGACGTTGACTTTGAAGTGCAGCCGTCTCCCGACAACAGTACAGCCGTGGGTCTACTGGCCAATCTACTGTTGATTTTTCTGCTAATCGCGGGTTTGCTGATTATTCTGCGGCGCTCCACCAATTCCCCAGGTCAGGCGATGAACTTTGGTAAGTCGCGGGCTCGCTTCCAAATGGAAGCCAAAACAGGGGTCATGTTTGATGACGTGGCTGGCATTGAGGAAGCTAAGGAAGAACTCCAAGAAGTGGTTACTTTCCTCAAGAAGCCAGAACGCTTTACTGCCATTGGAGCGCGGATTCCTAAAGGAGTGCTGTTAGTCGGCCCTCCAGGAACCGGGAAAACCTTGTTAGCTAAAGCGATCGCTGGGGAAGCAGGGGTGCCCTTCTTCAGTATCTCTGGTTCTGAGTTCGTTGAAATGTTTGTCGGTGTGGGTGCGTCTCGCGTCCGTGACTTGTTCAAGAAAGCCAAAGAAAGTGCCCCTTGCATCATCTTTATTGATGAGATTGATGCGGTAGGTCGGCAACGGGGCGCAGGCATCGGCGGTGGCAATGATGAGCGAGAGCAAACCCTCAACCAGTTGCTCACCGAGATGGATGGCTTTGAAGGCAACAACGGCATCATCATCATCGCGGCCACCAACCGTCCTGATGTCTTGGATTCTGCTTTATTGCGTCCTGGCCGCTTCGATCGCCAAATTATGGTAGATTTGCCCAGCTATAAAGGCCGCTTGGGAATTTTAGAAGTTCATGCTCGCAATAAGAAGCTAGCACCCGAAATCTCTTTGGATACGATCGCCCAACGCACCCCTGGCTTCTCTGGCGCTGATCTGGCCAACTTATTGAATGAAGCAGCTATCTTGACCGCTCGACGGCGCAAAGATGCAGTGACACCTCTAGAAGTGGATGATGCGATCGATCGCGTCACCATTGGCTTAACGCTCACGCCATTACTTGACAGCAAGAAGAAGCGCCTAATTGCCTATCACGAAGTAGGTCACGCCCTCCTAATGACGCTGCTAGAGAAAACTGACCCTCTAGACAAAGTGACGATTATTCCCCGCTCCGGTGGAATTGGGGGATTTGCCAAACCGCTACCTAACGAAGAAACCATTGATGATGGTCTTTACAGTCGATCTTGGTTGATCGATCGCATCACCGTTTTCTTGGGTGGCCGTGCCGCAGAAGAAGAAGTTTTCGGGTATCACGAGGTCACGAAAGGCGCTTCGGGAGATATCCGGGCTGTGGCTGACTATGCAAGAGAAATGGTGACTCGCTACGGCATGTCTGACTTAGGCCCATTTGCGCTCGAAAGCCAAAGCAGCGAAGTGTTCTTAGGTCGAGATCTGATGAATCGCCCGAACGAATACTCTGAGGAAGTTGCCACTAAAATCGATCGCCAAGTCCGAGCGATCGTCTTTCAATGCCATGAAAGAGCCCGCACTTTGTTACGAGAAAATCGGGCTTTGATGGATCGGCTGGTAGATACCTTGCTCGATCAAGAAACAGTGGAAGGCGATCAATTCCGCCAGATTGTAGCCGAATACACGCAGTTGCCTAGCAAGCATCAACCAGCGGCTGCAAGTGAAGTCAGCAGCAAGTAA
- a CDS encoding ferrochelatase codes for MVATPEKQQQQAPASGTPQDRVAVLLMGYGEVESYEDFANYNEQALNLLTAKFAPVPTWIYPPLAKLLAVFDLHEWGHQHDNFISPHNAIFEQQRAGIEKNLQARWGDRVQVFKAFNFCAPFLPEQVLAEIKTKGFDKILIYPLLVVDSIFTSGIAVEQVNHALTKLADGTEHWVKGQRYIPSFYSEPEYIELLANLVEEKIKADLAVAHLPSQTGIILMNHGCPHKAKGFTSGIEESEALYNRIREKLIYRYPLISPGWLNHQTPLIEWTQPNAELAAKNLMDLGATALVFMPIGFATENHETLLDVDHIIHGLRRQRPDVTYVQMECVNAHPEFLQMAADWANPQIEALLSEQALAVNPSLAAVQAQHTHDHHDHGHHNHGHDHDHHHGHHHH; via the coding sequence GTGGTTGCAACTCCCGAAAAACAGCAACAACAAGCCCCAGCTTCCGGTACCCCCCAAGATCGAGTGGCTGTATTGCTGATGGGCTATGGAGAAGTCGAAAGCTACGAAGATTTTGCGAACTATAATGAGCAAGCTCTAAACTTACTCACTGCTAAGTTCGCTCCAGTTCCCACTTGGATCTATCCTCCCCTAGCCAAGCTCCTCGCAGTTTTTGATTTACATGAGTGGGGACACCAGCACGACAACTTTATTTCGCCGCACAATGCTATTTTTGAGCAGCAGCGGGCTGGAATCGAAAAAAACTTACAAGCGAGATGGGGCGATCGCGTCCAAGTTTTCAAAGCTTTTAACTTCTGTGCACCCTTTCTGCCAGAACAGGTGCTAGCCGAGATCAAAACCAAAGGCTTTGACAAAATTTTGATCTACCCGCTTTTAGTTGTGGATTCCATCTTCACCAGTGGCATCGCTGTGGAGCAAGTCAATCATGCTCTGACAAAACTGGCAGATGGCACCGAGCATTGGGTGAAGGGGCAACGCTATATCCCATCCTTCTACAGTGAGCCAGAATATATTGAGCTGCTAGCGAATTTGGTAGAGGAAAAAATCAAAGCAGATTTAGCTGTAGCGCACCTCCCTTCCCAAACGGGCATCATTTTGATGAATCATGGCTGCCCCCATAAAGCAAAAGGCTTCACCTCCGGGATTGAAGAAAGTGAAGCGCTTTACAATCGAATTCGGGAAAAGCTGATTTATCGCTACCCCCTGATTTCTCCGGGTTGGCTAAACCATCAAACTCCTTTGATTGAGTGGACGCAGCCTAATGCTGAGTTAGCGGCCAAGAACTTAATGGATTTGGGGGCAACAGCACTTGTCTTTATGCCGATTGGCTTTGCGACTGAAAACCACGAAACGCTTTTAGACGTAGACCACATTATTCATGGTCTGCGCCGCCAACGGCCCGACGTGACCTATGTCCAGATGGAATGTGTCAATGCCCATCCTGAGTTCTTGCAGATGGCGGCAGACTGGGCTAATCCGCAAATCGAAGCGTTGTTGTCAGAGCAAGCCTTGGCGGTAAACCCAAGCCTAGCCGCAGTTCAAGCCCAACATACCCATGACCACCATGATCATGGTCATCACAACCACGGTCATGACCACGATCATCATCACGGGCACCACCATCACTAG
- a CDS encoding NADPH-dependent FMN reductase, producing the protein MVRFVGIGGSLRADSHSYQALHVAAERVRSLGAEVEVIDLRTLNLPFCQGGQEEYLDYPDVARLRQAVQQADGLILSTPEYHGSLSGVLKNALDLLSFQQLSGKVTGLISVLGGQSNSNALNDLRVIMRWVHAWVIPEQVAIGQAWSAFDQSGQLRDEKLSERFDKFAQSLVENTCKLRGVSVVASQGLVEA; encoded by the coding sequence ATGGTTAGATTTGTTGGCATCGGTGGTAGCTTACGCGCCGACTCTCACAGCTACCAAGCGCTGCATGTAGCGGCAGAACGGGTGCGATCGCTCGGTGCGGAAGTAGAAGTTATCGACCTCCGTACCTTAAATCTGCCCTTTTGTCAGGGAGGTCAAGAGGAGTACTTAGACTACCCAGACGTAGCGCGTTTACGGCAAGCGGTACAGCAGGCAGATGGCCTGATCTTGTCTACCCCGGAGTACCACGGCAGCCTCAGTGGGGTGCTAAAAAACGCTTTGGACTTACTGAGCTTTCAGCAATTATCTGGTAAGGTGACTGGGCTGATCAGCGTTTTGGGTGGACAATCCAACAGCAACGCCTTGAACGACCTGCGAGTGATTATGCGGTGGGTGCATGCTTGGGTGATTCCAGAACAAGTCGCGATCGGACAAGCCTGGAGTGCCTTTGACCAAAGCGGTCAGCTACGAGACGAAAAACTATCCGAACGATTCGACAAATTTGCCCAGAGCTTAGTCGAAAACACTTGTAAGCTACGCGGTGTATCTGTGGTCGCTTCGCAGGGCTTGGTTGAAGCTTAG
- a CDS encoding PleD family two-component system response regulator, whose protein sequence is MSAISTALDQRAAPLVLVVDDDVFMRLQLRRAMEQEGYQVVEATNGEQGLEDYKRLQPDIVLLDAVMPVMDGFTFCAKLQSLSSGDPSGDRTPVLMITGLEDEESVAQAFAAGATDYVTKPIHWAVLRQRVKRLIQQSQLYRQLESANQVLQRLASIDGLTQLANRRCFDEHLYQEWQRLTREQAPLSLILCDIDCFKHYNDTYGHQVGDDCLHQIAKTISSCVKRPADLAARYGGEEFALVLPNTESRGGVKVAQNIQFKVKALQLPHKSSQVGDYVTLSLGIATMIPQVDSNPSTLVTAADKALYQAKAAGRNQYCIYQPH, encoded by the coding sequence GTGTCTGCCATAAGCACAGCCTTAGATCAGCGAGCGGCTCCATTAGTCTTAGTCGTCGATGACGATGTGTTCATGCGTCTACAGCTCCGTCGAGCTATGGAGCAAGAAGGCTATCAGGTCGTAGAAGCCACCAATGGAGAGCAGGGTCTCGAAGACTATAAGCGCCTTCAGCCCGACATTGTGCTGCTAGATGCGGTCATGCCTGTCATGGATGGGTTTACCTTCTGTGCCAAGCTGCAATCTCTCTCTAGTGGCGACCCTAGTGGCGATCGCACCCCTGTACTGATGATCACTGGCTTAGAAGATGAAGAATCAGTGGCGCAAGCTTTTGCGGCTGGAGCAACGGACTATGTCACTAAACCAATTCATTGGGCCGTGCTCCGCCAAAGAGTCAAACGCCTCATTCAGCAAAGCCAACTTTACCGCCAATTAGAATCAGCCAATCAAGTCCTACAACGCCTAGCCTCTATAGATGGCCTCACCCAACTTGCCAATCGCCGCTGTTTTGATGAGCACCTCTATCAAGAATGGCAACGCCTGACACGAGAGCAAGCCCCCCTGTCTCTGATCCTATGCGACATAGATTGCTTCAAGCATTACAACGATACCTATGGACATCAAGTAGGCGATGACTGTCTTCACCAAATTGCTAAAACTATCAGTAGTTGTGTCAAGCGCCCTGCCGACCTAGCAGCCCGCTACGGTGGTGAAGAATTCGCCTTGGTTTTGCCAAATACAGAGTCGCGGGGTGGGGTCAAAGTAGCTCAAAACATCCAATTCAAAGTCAAAGCTCTGCAACTCCCCCACAAAAGTTCTCAGGTTGGTGATTATGTCACTTTGAGCTTGGGCATTGCCACGATGATTCCCCAGGTTGACTCAAATCCCTCTACCTTAGTCACCGCTGCGGATAAAGCCCTATATCAAGCTAAGGCCGCAGGGCGCAATCAGTACTGTATATATCAACCTCACTAA
- the ilvB gene encoding biosynthetic-type acetolactate synthase large subunit codes for MQLQSVAVKRASGAFALIDSLKRHGVKHIFGYPGGAILPIYDELYRAVEAGGIQHILVRHEQGAAHAADGYARATGEVGVCFATSGPGATNLVTGIATAHMDSIPLVVVTGQVPRSAIGSDAFQETDIWGITLPIVKHSYVVRDPRDMARITAEAFYVASSGRPGPVLIDVPKDVALEEFDYRPVDPGSIKLAGYRPTVRGNPRQVVQALKLIREARQPLLYIGGGAIAAGAHVEVRELAERFQIPVTTTLMGKGSFEESHPLALGMLGMHGTAYANFSVTECDLLIAVGARFDDRVTGKLDEFASRAKVIHIDIDPAEVGKNRAPQVPIVGDVRQVLVDLLQRSNEDGDARYSTQTQAWLERINRWREDYPLVVPQYPDSLAPQEVIVELSRQAPSAYYTTDVGQHQMWAAQFLKNGPRRWISSAGLGTMGFGLPAAMGAKVALPDEQVICISGDASFQMNLQELATLAQYGINVKTIILNNGWQGMVRQWQEAFYGERYSSSNMEVGMPDFVKLADAFGVKGMLIHSREELQGAIAEMLAHNGPVLVDARVKRDENCYPMVVPGKSNAQMIGLPERDKLEKAAELVYCNSCGAKNISSNNFCPECGTKL; via the coding sequence GTGCAGTTGCAGAGTGTAGCGGTCAAGCGTGCGTCTGGTGCTTTCGCATTAATTGATAGTTTGAAACGTCACGGCGTCAAACATATTTTTGGTTATCCCGGTGGCGCGATTCTGCCAATTTACGATGAGCTATACCGCGCGGTAGAAGCTGGCGGCATTCAACACATTCTGGTCAGGCATGAACAGGGAGCAGCTCATGCAGCTGACGGTTATGCCAGGGCGACAGGTGAAGTGGGCGTTTGTTTCGCCACCTCTGGCCCCGGTGCCACTAATTTGGTGACAGGCATCGCTACAGCCCATATGGACTCAATTCCACTGGTGGTGGTGACTGGGCAAGTCCCTCGATCTGCGATCGGGAGTGATGCTTTCCAAGAAACCGATATTTGGGGGATTACGCTGCCAATCGTCAAGCACTCCTATGTGGTGCGCGACCCCAGAGACATGGCTCGGATCACGGCAGAAGCGTTTTATGTCGCTAGCTCTGGTCGTCCAGGCCCTGTCTTGATTGACGTGCCCAAGGATGTGGCGCTAGAAGAATTTGACTATAGACCTGTTGATCCTGGCAGCATCAAGCTAGCAGGCTATCGACCCACGGTTAGGGGAAACCCCCGTCAGGTTGTCCAAGCCCTCAAGCTGATTCGAGAAGCGCGGCAACCCCTGCTCTACATCGGGGGAGGCGCGATCGCGGCTGGTGCCCACGTGGAAGTCCGAGAGCTAGCAGAGCGCTTCCAAATCCCTGTGACTACTACGCTCATGGGTAAAGGCTCGTTTGAAGAGTCTCATCCTCTGGCCCTGGGTATGCTGGGTATGCACGGCACTGCCTACGCTAACTTTTCTGTCACTGAATGTGATTTGCTGATTGCAGTCGGGGCCAGATTTGATGACCGCGTGACTGGCAAGCTAGACGAGTTCGCTTCTCGCGCTAAAGTCATTCACATCGATATTGATCCTGCTGAAGTGGGTAAGAACCGAGCGCCCCAAGTTCCCATCGTGGGTGATGTACGGCAAGTTTTGGTGGACTTGTTGCAACGCAGCAATGAAGATGGAGATGCTCGTTATTCCACGCAAACTCAAGCTTGGCTAGAGCGAATTAATCGCTGGAGAGAAGATTACCCACTCGTCGTTCCTCAATATCCTGACAGCTTGGCTCCTCAAGAGGTCATTGTAGAACTTAGTCGTCAAGCTCCTAGCGCTTACTACACCACAGATGTAGGACAGCACCAGATGTGGGCGGCACAGTTTCTCAAGAACGGCCCCCGTCGTTGGATTTCCAGTGCTGGTTTGGGAACGATGGGCTTTGGCTTGCCTGCGGCGATGGGAGCCAAGGTTGCTTTACCAGATGAGCAGGTGATCTGTATTAGTGGTGATGCTAGCTTCCAAATGAATCTCCAAGAGCTAGCGACCCTGGCTCAATATGGCATCAATGTTAAAACCATCATCCTCAACAATGGTTGGCAGGGTATGGTGCGGCAATGGCAGGAAGCTTTCTACGGCGAACGCTACTCTTCTTCCAACATGGAAGTTGGTATGCCTGATTTCGTGAAGCTAGCGGATGCTTTTGGAGTCAAAGGGATGCTGATCCATTCTCGCGAGGAGTTGCAGGGCGCGATCGCAGAGATGTTGGCGCATAATGGCCCTGTTCTAGTAGATGCACGGGTGAAGCGTGATGAGAACTGCTACCCAATGGTCGTTCCTGGTAAGAGCAATGCTCAAATGATTGGGCTACCAGAGCGGGACAAACTAGAGAAAGCAGCTGAGCTGGTTTACTGTAATAGCTGCGGTGCCAAGAACATTTCTAGCAATAACTTCTGCCCAGAGTGTGGCACCAAGCTGTAA
- a CDS encoding hybrid sensor histidine kinase/response regulator: MNSTTVDTAIEPTQLRILLAEDHLVNQKVALLLLKHLGYQADVARNGLEVLEALHRQAYDVILMDIQMPQMDGLETARCIRQEWPPNQRPWMIAVTANARLGDREMCLEAGMDDYISKPIRIEELSRALLRGQPEWGDRLIQPNTGPVAVDSQVIQAFRSMVGEDASGIFVELITSYLQETPKVIQAMQAALTQDDVALLCLSAHTLKSSSATLGASNLARLCKDLELCCREAAPMSLTAKVALVEVEFARVKTALEVEQKRCLP, encoded by the coding sequence ATGAATTCAACCACAGTAGATACTGCAATAGAACCCACTCAATTGCGGATCTTGCTAGCCGAAGACCACCTAGTAAACCAAAAAGTCGCACTGTTGCTGCTGAAGCACTTAGGCTACCAGGCTGACGTAGCGAGAAATGGCCTAGAAGTGTTAGAGGCTTTGCATCGTCAGGCTTATGATGTGATTCTCATGGACATCCAAATGCCACAAATGGATGGATTAGAAACAGCTCGTTGCATTCGTCAGGAATGGCCGCCAAACCAACGTCCTTGGATGATTGCCGTGACTGCCAATGCCAGGTTAGGCGATCGCGAGATGTGTTTGGAGGCGGGAATGGACGATTACATCAGCAAGCCGATTAGGATCGAGGAGTTGTCTAGAGCTTTGCTCAGGGGGCAACCAGAGTGGGGCGATCGCTTAATACAGCCCAATACTGGCCCTGTAGCGGTTGATTCGCAAGTCATCCAAGCCTTCCGCAGTATGGTGGGTGAAGACGCGAGTGGCATCTTCGTAGAACTGATCACGAGTTATCTCCAAGAAACTCCCAAAGTGATTCAAGCGATGCAAGCCGCGCTAACCCAAGATGATGTAGCTTTACTGTGCTTGTCAGCTCACACTCTAAAGTCAAGTAGCGCTACCTTAGGAGCCAGTAACTTAGCTAGATTGTGCAAAGACCTAGAGCTTTGCTGTCGGGAAGCCGCACCCATGAGCTTGACGGCAAAAGTTGCTTTAGTAGAGGTAGAGTTCGCCAGGGTTAAAACAGCTTTAGAAGTGGAGCAAAAACGGTGTCTGCCATAA
- a CDS encoding MFS transporter, giving the protein MLPVTPPPSESGFRSLMKNRAFLVLWTGQVLSQIADKVFFVLLITLLVDYKPLPGFENSMRSLLMIAVTIPAILFGSAAGIFVDRFPKRQILSGGNLFRGLLTLAIPILPKAFVLLLLIAFLESVLTQFFAPAEQAAIPLLVEREGLMTANALFTTTMLGSLIIGFAVGEPLLSFANLAGNFGQEIMVGGLYILAAVVLWLMPIKEKAVADHLVAVHPWHDFKAGLRYLQKNRLVSNAMLQLTILYSVFAALTVLAINLVEDIGLKANQFGILLAAAGIGMVLGAGVLGHWGDRFHHKPLPLIGFLCMAFALSMFTFTTNLWVGLGLSAFLGIGASLIGVPMQTLIQQQTPEAMRGKVFGFQNNVVNIALSLPLAIAGPLTDAIGLRAVLLSMSILVSMVGIWAWQNTRRVLQDVI; this is encoded by the coding sequence ATGCTCCCAGTCACCCCACCCCCTTCTGAAAGTGGATTTCGCAGCTTGATGAAGAATCGAGCGTTTTTAGTGTTGTGGACGGGGCAGGTACTTTCACAAATTGCTGATAAAGTTTTTTTCGTATTACTGATTACCTTGCTGGTAGATTACAAGCCTCTACCAGGATTTGAAAACTCCATGCGATCGCTCTTGATGATCGCAGTCACCATACCCGCCATTTTATTTGGCTCCGCAGCAGGCATTTTTGTCGATCGCTTTCCTAAAAGACAAATTTTGAGCGGCGGCAATCTTTTTCGGGGGTTACTCACCCTAGCGATTCCGATTTTGCCCAAGGCTTTTGTGCTCTTGCTCCTGATTGCATTTCTGGAATCAGTGCTGACTCAATTTTTTGCTCCCGCAGAACAGGCAGCCATTCCGCTTCTGGTGGAGCGCGAAGGGTTAATGACAGCCAACGCCCTGTTCACAACGACGATGCTGGGGTCTTTAATTATTGGGTTTGCGGTAGGGGAGCCGTTATTGAGTTTTGCCAATCTGGCAGGTAACTTCGGCCAAGAAATCATGGTAGGCGGTTTGTATATTTTGGCCGCAGTAGTTTTGTGGCTGATGCCCATTAAGGAGAAGGCGGTTGCTGATCACTTGGTAGCAGTTCATCCGTGGCACGATTTCAAAGCAGGCTTACGGTATCTCCAGAAGAATCGCCTAGTGAGCAATGCCATGTTGCAACTCACCATTCTGTATTCTGTCTTTGCAGCGCTGACGGTTCTGGCTATCAACTTAGTAGAAGATATTGGTCTCAAAGCGAATCAATTTGGAATTTTGTTAGCCGCCGCCGGAATTGGTATGGTGCTGGGTGCGGGTGTGCTGGGTCACTGGGGCGATCGCTTTCATCACAAACCGCTGCCGCTGATTGGCTTTTTGTGCATGGCTTTTGCCCTGAGCATGTTTACGTTTACCACCAATCTTTGGGTTGGTTTGGGTTTAAGTGCTTTCTTAGGGATTGGGGCTTCGCTGATTGGGGTGCCGATGCAAACCCTGATTCAACAACAAACGCCAGAAGCTATGCGAGGTAAGGTGTTTGGCTTTCAGAATAATGTGGTCAATATTGCGCTTAGCTTGCCATTGGCGATCGCAGGTCCGCTCACCGATGCGATTGGTTTACGGGCAGTACTCCTAAGCATGAGCATTTTAGTTAGTATGGTAGGAATTTGGGCTTGGCAAAATACCCGCCGAGTTTTGCAAGACGTGATCTAA